The Ascochyta rabiei chromosome 22, complete sequence sequence TGTCCTCTCGATCATCGCTCTTCCTCCTATATGGCAGTCTGTGTTCGGGAATACTCGCAGCCATCACCAGCCCCAAGCTCGGCGCGCTGTCAGACCGATATGGGAGGAAGACGTTCATGATTGTAAACACGTGCGGCGCGCTCTTCGGCGAGGTTCTTACCATCCTGGCCGCCAAGTTCCCCGAGACTGTTCATGTTAACTGGATCTTGGTCGGCTACGCACTGGAGGGTCTGTCTGGCTCGTTCATTGTGGGCATGGCCTTGGCACATTCGTATGCAAGTGATTGCGTGGCGCCACAGAAACGCAACGTTGCCTTTGCATACTTCCACGCCGCGTTGTTCGGCGGGATTGCCGTTGGACCCGTTGTAGCTGGCTACATCATCCAGGCACGTATGAAGTATACCAGCAAGATCGACGCAGTCATCTTTATCTTCTATCTAGCGTTGGCAGCCCACGGCCTCTTCATCGTTTTTCTTGTGTTCTGCATTCCAGAGTCACTCAGCAAGTCGCGCCAGGAAGTGGCTCGAGAAAAGCATAGCGAGGAGATGGAGAGACTGGGTCCAGCGTCCGATTGGATCAACCAGCTGCGACACATCAACTTGTTCCGCCCGCTGAAAATCCTCTGGCCTACAGGTCCTGGTTCCTCTTCTGCCGTTCGCTGGAATTTGCTTCTCCTCGCCGCCACAGACACCATCATGTTTGGTGTCGCCATGGGTGCAATGGGTGTTGTCCTTGTTTACACTCGCCGCCAGTTCGACTGGCAGTCGCTTGAGTCCGGACGCTTCGTCAGTATCGTTAACGCATGCCGTGTCGTCGCACTCCTGGGCTTCCTCCCTCTTCTCACCCGACTTGTAAAGGGCAAGGACGGCGTCATGAAGCAGCGCAAGTCTGGCACGGATCGATTCGATCTCTCTATCATCCGCGCAGCCATCTTCTTCGACACATTAGGTTACATCGGTTATGCATTAGCACCCAACGGAGGTCTCTTCACACTCTCGGGTGTAGTTACTGCTGTTGGGGGTATTGGATCGCCGGCACTTGGAGCAGCTCTGACGAAGCATGTTCCGGACGACAAAGTAGGACAGCTTCTCGGCGCGACCGGATTGCTACATGCCATTGCCCGTGTGGTTGGGCCGACTGTCTTCAACGGCATCTACAGCGCGACTGTAGCAGGCTATCGGCAGACCGTCTTCGTTGTCTTGGCGTCGACGTTTGGGTTGGCGTTTTTGTGCAGCTGGTTTGTACGACCTCACGGTAAGCTACACAATCTCTAGTATTCTCGCTTTTCATACTGACAGGAGTCTAGTCTACCTCGAAGACGACAACGAGCCATCTACACAACCTGCAGATGCGACAGATCCGTAGTACGGATCATTTGCCTTGCCAAATCTAGCAGAGACCAGTCTGCTCACCCCTTGATTCAGCAATGTACAAACAGCGACGGCTCGTTGGAGGCCTTTTTTGTATGGGGTGCGTACGGGCATAGCTACTCTGATCACGGGGAATGTGTACATACAGCATATCAGCAGACGTACATAATAGCAAACAGCACGTGGTTTTGATGTTTTTCCAGCCCATACCCTCATCTATACCTCATAATGCATTACCGCGCAGTACAGAAATAGCACAAAATGTAGGTATTCAAACCAGAAATCCGACAATAACAACCCGATTCGCAATTCCAACCAGATGCGTACAGTGCAGTCCAAAGCCACCACGAGATCAAAAGTTCAGGATGGAGGTTTCGCACTTGCCACCTACACTGTGCAGCAATCGTGGTCCCGGCCCAGCTTCAAACGCAACGCACGATTTGCCATAGGAGCGATAAGACCCAGGCTCTTCACTGTGCAGATGGCGTGTGCTGTTAACCACGCGTTAGCAGTCGCGCTAGACGCAGACAGGATACGACGCAGATTTCTCTCGAGTCATTTTGCCGAAAACGAAACGTGAACAAAAGCAGCTCCTACAAGACGACGCACTACATTCCTTAGATTGGAATGCTTCCTCTTAATCGCGATGTTGGAGTTTCGCTAAAGGCAGGTGTGCGATGTAGAACGAGTTGTAGAGGCAAGCCCAGCATGATAGTGGTGGATACTCAGCTGAAGTGAAGTATTTGCTATATTTATTGTTATCTTCATTGCCCGTTTATCAATAATCCCATAGGCACTTTGGGTAAGCAATCACCTCACAAAGAAGAACCATAAACAGCCGCTGACGTACAAATAGCGGAGTGGTTAACGCGATGCCCTGCTATACATAGCCAGGCATTTCCTTCGGGAGCGTGTGTTCGAATCACACAGGTGTCGATTCTTTTTGCTATTGTATTTTTTCCTGGGCGCATTCAAGCAAGCAAGGAATTCAAGTCTATCTTACGGATTACCATGATGACGCAATGTGACTTTTGTTTGCACCTTGAAACAGTCATGTACTGCAAAGTTACGCAAGTTGTGCAAATCGATCCGCGTTTGTTTTGTATTATTGGTTGTGTGAGTATCAGGGCAACCAGCCTCCCATTTTGTAGTGCACTGTGACCTTCTTTATCGATCTTACATTCCCTTACTCTCGAGATACTCCTGCACCCTCTCGATAAGATCTGCCTTCTTCCCTGCCACGCCTTGCCCCCTCTGGCTCAAATAAGCCTTCAGCACCGCAACGGTCTGCTTGCTAATTTGGCCCTTGTCGTTGATGACGGCCATTTGCTGGTCGGTCAAGCCGTCGTCATCGCCGTCTTCGCTCTTTACTTTTGGCTCCGTCTTCACACGCTTGGCGGGCTTTTCCTTCTCCTCGGGCTCGGCTGTGCGTCGCTTTGCTGCTGGCTTCCCGCGGACTGCCAGTGAGTTGCGAGATTGCTGAGCGAAGACCTCCTCAAATGTCTTGCCGTAGTCTTCGATGTATTCGCCGCAGCGCTTGTCGATCTGCTTGAAGCGCGGCACCGTCTTGTCAATGGGGTCGTCGGGTATGTCCTCTTCTAGAGCCATGGCTTGGAGGATGCGGTAGAACCACTGCAGATCTGGATTTGGATATTTCGAAGGATCGTACACACCGCCAGGTAGTTGTAGTTGCTCCATGATTATGCGCATCTTGTCCGTGAGAGCGTCTGTGGTCTTCAGAGGTGCCTCGGCCTGCTCAGGGAACTGGCGGATGTCGTCTGCATAGGGAAGCGGGATAAGCCAGAGACCTGGCGGCATTTGCTGCTCACCGTCTTCGTCAACCTTCTCCTCGGATGGCAGAAGCGCGCATAAGGTGGGTGAGGCATTACGGCGCGCGACAAACCAGACAAGACCCATCTTCTTCGACTTGATGAGCTTCTGTTGCAGCGCCGAGAAAACACGCGTTGAGCCGATGAAGTCTGCTTCGGAAGGATATATGAACGTAGCCTTGTTCGTGTTCGCCCAGATTGGTACACTGGATGCGGGCTTGAAGCCGATAATCCGGATCACTGGATCACCAAAGCATTGCCGTATCCGCGTGATCTCGTCTGGCGTGAATGTGATGGCGTCTCCGCCGAATCTGTAGGCTTTTCTTAGCTCAGTCTTCTCGACCACTCGCGCTGTATCGTCGGCCATGTGCGATGTGGACTGCTGCACAATCTGGGGCTTCTCGCCACCAACCCAGACGTAGCAAGACTTGGCGTGCTCTTGCCGCTTCAGCAAAAGGTAGCCTTTCACGCCTATCTTCAGGCCGGGGCCAAGTTCCAGTGGTAGTGTGAACAGTGCTCGACGAGCAGCAGCTTTTGAGTTGATGGAAGAAAGAAGTTGCTTCAGAAGTGTGATACCTTCGCCGCTCTTAGCGACTTTGGTCGTGGAGGGTATAGCAACCGGCGCGTCTGGGTCGGAAGGTGATGTAGGATAGACCAAATCATCGTAGAATCGTGTGCGGTCAAAGCTGTGGCCCTGGCGAGAGATGGGAAACAAGTCAATGGTGCACCCCAGATCGTACAAGTCGCGGGCTCGTGTCACAGCTGCGTCTTTGTCCTGCTTCGCTTTAGTCGGATAGTCGTTGTCTGTGACTAGGAACAGCCGTCTTGAGGAGAAATTAGGGGCTTTTGTCGTGAAGATTTGGTTCGCACAGAAGAGGACTGTCGCTATGCTTGCGCCGTCTTTTGAAGGCTTCAGCAGCTCCTCCGCCTCGGCTTCATCCTCGACTAGATCGCGCAGCCTCTTCACGTCCTGTGCGGATGGTACGTCGAGATCTGAAAGCAAGTAGCAATGCTGAAAGGTACTGTCTCCGTCTTTCAGATCGGTCTTCTCCGTGCCGAAGAGCAAGATGCCCATCATATCGGTTGGATTCGAGATGATACGTTGCTGCATCAGGTGATACGCGCATTTGAGCGCAGCTGATGTGGGCGAGTCGCGGTCGGCCTTCTTATCGTTTGAAGCCGGAGGACGCTCGAGCATAGTAGGACTGACATCAATTGCGAAGAGGACGGCATCTTTGATCGACTTGTAGCTCTGCTGGGGGTCAACAACGAGCACGCCTGTGTTGTCATGTACATCATACGGTTTCGTCAAGctcttcctcctcgtcctcctcttcgccTGGCTTGCGGTCCTGCGCGTCTGCCATGGTGATGTGTTGTCGCTGGTGTAGAGCGGGCGTAGTTTACAAGAGAACGCAGCTACTGTCGTGGAAGAGGCCTCTCAAGAAGTCTAAGACCGGCGAACACTGTTTTCATATGCCAGAGCCACCAAGACTACATTTGGATGGGCGCCTTGCACTTCTTGTTCGCGAGACAAGGCAACAGCTGCGGGAGACGCGTCAAGCTGTCGCGGTATCACGGGGAGCCACAGGCAGGACTAGCGTGTGGTCGGCCGCAGCTTCGCCGGCGGCTGCGATCCGCACGCTCGATCGTCATGTCTGCACATTCGGTGGGCCATGATTGGCTAGGCTTCGACTCGAGCGCTATTATTCACATGGGCTGTCTGGCCACGGCTGCTCTTCTCATACACTCGCTCGGCCAAGGTacccttctcctccttcacACACATTCCAATGGCTCTGCGCACACCTTTGATGCGCGCCGCGGGGCGAGCTACGGGGCGAGCTACACGGACGGCGACCGCCACACCTGCTCTCTCGGCATACAGCGCGCAATGGAGGAGAGGCAATGCGACTGTCGCCCCCGTCACGCAGAGCACCGGCTCGAAGAAGGGCACTGCCATGGTCTTCATGAACATGGGCGGGCCATCGACCACAGACGAAGTGGGCAGCTTCCTGAGTCGGCTATTCGTATGTGTTGTAAGCGTCATGATGCAAGACTAAGCTGACAGGCGCAGGCCGATGCTGACCTCATCCCCCTCGGCCGCCTCCAAAACTACATTGGGCCTCTGATCGCGCGACGACGGACGCCCAAGATCCAGAAGCAGTATGCCGAGATTGGTGGAGGTTCGCCCATCAGGAAGTGGTCGGAGCACCAAGCCGCAGAGATGTGCAAGATCCTCGACCAAACGTCGCCAGACACGGCCCCCCATAAGCCCTATGTCGCCTTCCGCTACGCAGACCCCCTGACGGAGGACATGTACAAGCAGCTGCTGGCGGACGGTTTCGGCGGTGGCAACGGTGGCCGAGCTGTTGCCTTCACTCAGTACCCGCAGTACTCGTGCTCCACGACAGGATCATCGCTCAACGAGCTGTGGAAGTGGAGGACCAGACTGGAAGGCAAGCGGGGCACTGGAGAGGTCGAGGAGAAGGGCGCAATCAACTGGAGTGTCATTGACCGCTGGCCGGCACACCCTGGTCTCGTCGAGGCTTTCGCCGAGCACATTGAGAAGAAGCTGCTCGAGTACCCAGCTGAGCGAAGGGACAACGTCATCTTGCTCTTCTCAGCGCACAGTCTGCCCATGTCGGTGGTCAACCGTGGCGACCCGTACCCAGCCGAAGTCGCAGCGACCGTGTACGCGGTCATGCAGCGACTGGGCATGAAGTACAAGTACCGTCTGGTGTGGCAGTCGCAGGTGGGGCCGCAGCCCTGGCTCGGCGCGCAGACGTCGGACACGGTCAAGAACCTGATGAAGAAGGGCCAGACAGACATGTGCCTGATCCCGATTGCATTCACCAGCGACCACATTGAAACGCTGTACGAACTGGACCAGGAGGTGATTGGCGAGGACGCCGAAGGACACGAAGGCGTCAAGCGCGTCGACAGCCTGAACGGTAGCCCTACCTTCATCAAGGCGCTCGCAGACCTGGCCAAGTCGCACTTGCACAGCGGCGAGGCATGCAGCCCTCAGATGATTCTGAGGTGCCCTGGGTGTACGAGCGAGAGGTGTCTGGCGCAGAAGGAGTTCTTTGCCAGGCAGTCTGGGCAGGACAAGCAGGAGGCGGCAGCGGCGTAGGCCGGGAGAACACGGAACATGTACCTTGTATGATAGTGGAGGTTGTCTCGCAAAACCATGCACGTTGGAAGCACGAAAGCACGAAAGCACGTGTGTTGGGTGCGGCTTGCAGTGAGGCGTGATGTGCATGTTTGCATGCGTGCATGAGGGATGGGCGCAGTGCACAATGGCTGCTGTTGTTGGCTGCCAGGGCGTCTGTTGGGTGGAGCCTAGCGCGGAGTCGGAGGACGTGAGAAACAGCTCAACCGAAGTCCAAATCTTTCGCGGCCTCCTCTCCCTCCCGCCGTCCACCCCGTCACCACCCCCGCCAGTCACCCCCCGCCGGCGCCACCATGCTTTCCAGGTCCATCAGGAGGAGCATCGCCTCGCCGCTCCGCCAGCGCTTCGTCGCTCCCGCCGCGCGCCCGGCCTTCAGCAGATTCGTGACCACCGATGCCGCCTCGTCGCACGCCGAGCGCGACCAGGTGCCCGAGGTAGGAGACCCGCCGTGCGCGCTGCTGGCCCGCTGCCCGTGGGCGCCGCCAAGATGGCGCAGTGATGGCTGACGCACCGCAGTCGGATGACCAGCCCTTCGAGGTCCGCCTCTCCGACGAGGCCTTTGAGACGTACGAGCTCGACCCCCCGCCTTACACGCTCGAGACGACCAAGAAGGAGCTGAAGCAGATGTACTACGACATGGTCGCTGTCCGGTAGATTCCCCCGCCCCCGCCCCTGCCATTGCTCCCTCTGACACGCCGCACAGCCGCATGGAAATGGCCGCCGACAGGCTCtacaaggagaagaagatcCGCGGTTTCTGCCATCTCTCCACCGGCCAGGAGGCCGTCGCCGTCGGTATCGAGCACGCCATTGAGCGCGCCGACCACCTCATCACCGCCTACCGCTGCCACGGCTTCGCCCTGATGCGCGGCGGCACCGTCAAGTCCATCATCGGCGAGCTGCTCGGCCGGAGGGAGGGTATTGCCTACGGAAAGGGTGGCTCCATGCACATGTTCTCCCCCGGCTTCTACGGAGGAAACGGTATCGTCGGTGCCCAGGTCCCCGTTGGCGCTGGTATCGCCTTCGCTTGCCAGTACGAGAACAAGAAGAACGTCACCCTCGCCCTCTACGGCGACGGCGCCTCCAACCAGGGCCAGGTCTTCGAGGCCTACAACATGGCCAGCTTGTGGAAGCTGCCCATCATCTTCGGCTGCGAGAACAACAAGTATGGCATGGGTACCGCCGCCAACCGTTCGTCCGCCATCACCGACTACTACAAGCGTGGACAATACATCCCCGGCCTGAAGATCAACGGCATGGACGTCCTCGCCGTCAAGGCCGCCGTCAAGTACGGAAAGGAGTACTGCGCCGCCGGCAAGGGTCCCCTCGTCTACGAATACGTCACCTACCGTTACGGAGGTCACTCCATGTCCGACCCCGGAACCACCTACCGCGTAAGCTGGCACTTTTCAACCCATGTTCCTACACACCAACTGACACTCCGCAGACACGTGAGGAGATCCAGCGCATGCGCAGCACCCAGGACCCCATCGCCGGCCTCAAGCAGAAGCTGCTCGACTGGGGCGTCACCACCGAGGAGGAGCTCAAGTCGCTCGACAAGCAGGCG is a genomic window containing:
- a CDS encoding ATP-dependent DNA helicase II subunit 1, encoding MADAQDRKPGEEEDEEEELDETSYKSIKDAVLFAIDVSPTMLERPPASNDKKADRDSPTSAALKCAYHLMQQRIISNPTDMMGILLFGTEKTDLKDGDSTFQHCYLLSDLDVPSAQDVKRLRDLVEDEAEAEELLKPSKDGASIATVLFCANQIFTTKAPNFSSRRLFLVTDNDYPTKAKQDKDAAVTRARDLYDLGCTIDLFPISRQGHSFDRTRFYDDLVYPTSPSDPDAPVAIPSTTKVAKSGEGITLLKQLLSSINSKAAARRALFTLPLELGPGLKIGVKGYLLLKRQEHAKSCYVWVGGEKPQIVQQSTSHMADDTARVVEKTELRKAYRFGGDAITFTPDEITRIRQCFGDPVIRIIGFKPASSVPIWANTNKATFIYPSEADFIGSTRVFSALQQKLIKSKKMGLVWFVARRNASPTLCALLPSEEKVDEDGEQQMPPGLWLIPLPYADDIRQFPEQAEAPLKTTDALTDKMRIIMEQLQLPGGVYDPSKYPNPDLQWFYRILQAMALEEDIPDDPIDKTVPRFKQIDKRCGEYIEDYGKTFEEVFAQQSRNSLAVRGKPAAKRRTAEPEEKEKPAKRVKTEPKVKSEDGDDDGLTDQQMAVINDKGQISKQTVAVLKAYLSQRGQGVAGKKADLIERVQEYLESKGM
- a CDS encoding Pyruvate dehydrogenase (acetyl-transferring) → MLSRSIRRSIASPLRQRFVAPAARPAFSRFVTTDAASSHAERDQVPESDDQPFEVRLSDEAFETYELDPPPYTLETTKKELKQMYYDMVAVRRMEMAADRLYKEKKIRGFCHLSTGQEAVAVGIEHAIERADHLITAYRCHGFALMRGGTVKSIIGELLGRREGIAYGKGGSMHMFSPGFYGGNGIVGAQVPVGAGIAFACQYENKKNVTLALYGDGASNQGQVFEAYNMASLWKLPIIFGCENNKYGMGTAANRSSAITDYYKRGQYIPGLKINGMDVLAVKAAVKYGKEYCAAGKGPLVYEYVTYRYGGHSMSDPGTTYRTREEIQRMRSTQDPIAGLKQKLLDWGVTTEEELKSLDKQARSDVDAEVAEAEKMPVPEATGKVLFEDIYVRGSEPEFLRGRVPEENFYYTEHDMGAEKKPVARTS